From Pan troglodytes isolate AG18354 chromosome 11, NHGRI_mPanTro3-v2.0_pri, whole genome shotgun sequence, the proteins below share one genomic window:
- the DCTN3 gene encoding dynactin subunit 3 isoform X1: MAGLTDLQRLQARVEELERWVYGPGGARGSRKVADGLVKVQVALGNISSKRERVKILYKKIEDLIKYLDPEYIDRIAIPDASKLQFILAEEQFILSQVALLEQVNALVPMLDSAHIKAVPEHAARLQRLAQIHIQQQDQCVEITEESKALLEEYNKTTMLLSKQFVQWDELLCQLEAATQVKPAEE, from the exons ATGGCGGGTCTGACTGACTTGCAGCGGCTACAGGCCCGAGTGGAAGAGCTGGAGCGCTGGGTGTACGGGCCGGGCGGGGCGCGCGGCTCGCGGAAG GTGGCTGACGGCCTGGTCAAGGTGCAGGTGGCTTTGGGGAACATTTCcagcaagagggagagggtgaagattctctacaaaaaga TTGAAGATCTGATCAAGTACCTGGATCCTGAGTACATCGACCGCATTGCCATACCTGATGCCTCTAAGCTGCAATTCATCCTAGCAG aGGAGCAGTTTATCCTTTCCCAGGTTGCACTCCTGGAGCAGGTGAATGCCTTGGTGCCCATGCTGGACAGTGCTCACATCAAAG CCGTTCCTGAGCATGCTGCCCGCCTGCAGCGCTTGGCCCAGATCCACATTCAGCAGCAG GACCAGTGTGTGGAGATCACTGAGGAGTCCAAGGCTCTCCTGGAGGAATACAACAAGACT ACAATGCTTCTCTCCAAGCAATTCGTGCAGTGGGATGAGCTACTTTGCCAGCTAGAGGCCGCCACGCAAGTGAAGCCAGCAGAGGAGTGA
- the RPP25L gene encoding ribonuclease P protein subunit p25-like protein: protein MEHYRKAGSVELPAPSPMPQLPPDTLEMRVRDGSKIRNLLGLALGRLEGGSARHVVFSGSGRAAGKAVSCAEIVKRRVPGLHQLTKLRFLQTEDSWVPASPDTGLDPLTVRRHVPAVWVLLSRDPLDPNECGYQPPGAPPGLGSMPSSSCGPRSRRRARDTRS from the coding sequence ATGGAGCACTACCGGAAAGCTGGCTCTGTAGAGCTCCCAGCGCCTTCCCCAATGCCCCAGCTACCTCCTGATACCCTTGAGATGCGGGTCCGAGATGGCAGCAAAATTCGCAACCTGCTGGGGTTGGCTCTGGGTCGGTTGGAGGGCGGCAGTGCACGGCATGTAGTGTTCTCAGGTTCTGGCAGGGCTGCAGGAAAGGCTGTCAGCTGCGCTGAGATTGTCAAGCGGCGGGTCCCAGGCCTGCACCAGCTCACCAAGCTACGTTTCCTTCAGACTGAGGACAGCTGGGTCCCAGCCTCACCTGACACAGGGCTAGACCCCCTCACAGTGCGCCGCCATGTGCCTGCAGTGTGGGTGCTGCTCAGCCGGGACCCCCTGGACCCCAATGAGTGTGGTTACCAACCCCCAGGAGCACCCCCTGGCCTGGGTTCCAtgcccagctccagctgtggcccTCGTTCCCGAAGAAGGGCTCGAGACACCCGATCGTGA
- the ARID3C gene encoding AT-rich interactive domain-containing protein 3C isoform X2, translated as MEALQKQQAARLAQGVGPLAPACPLLPPQPPLPDHRTLQAPEGALGNVGAEEEEDAEEDEEKREEAGAEEEAAEESRPGAQGPSSPSSQPPGLHPHEWTYEEQFKQLYELDADPKRKEFLDDLFSFMQKRGTPVNRVPIMAKQVLDLYALFRLVTAKGGLVEVINRKVWREVTRGLSLPTTITSAAFTLRTQYMKYLYPYECETRALSSPGELQAAIDSNRREGRRQAYTATPLFGLAGPPPRGAQDPALGPGPAPPATQSSPGPAQGSTSGLPAHACAQLSPSPIKKEESGIPNPRLALPVGLALGPTWEKLAPEEPPEKRAVLMGPMDPPRPGMPPSFLPRGKVPLRERLDGPLNLAGSGISSINMALEINGVVYTGVLFARRQPVPASQGPTNPAPPPSTGPPSSILP; from the exons AGAAGCAGCAGGCAGCTCGGCTGGCCCAGGGGGTGGGGCCATTGGCCCCTGCATGCCCGCTGCTGCCACCGCAGCCTCCCCTGCCTGACCACCGGACCCTACAGGCCCCTGAGGGGGCCTTGGGGAATGTTggggctgaggaagaggaagatgcTGAAGAAGATGAGGAGAAGCGGGAGGAAGCCGGGGCAGAGGAGGAGGCAGCTGAGGAGAGCCGTCCAGGGGCCCAGGGCCCCAGCTCGCCTTCTAGCCAGCCCCCTGGACTCCATCCCCACGAGTGGACCTACGAGGAACAATTCAAGCAG CTGTATGAGCTCGATGCAGACCCCAAGAGGAAGGAATTTCTGGATGACCTGTTTAGCTTCATGCAAAAGAGGG GGACGCCAGTGAACCGCGTGCCCATCATGGCGAAGCAGGTGCTCGACCTGTACGCTCTGTTTCGCCTGGTGACCGCCAAGGGCGGCCTGGTGGAAGTCATCAACCGCAAAGTGTGGCGGGAAGTCACGCGCGGCCTCAGCCtacccaccaccatcacctcgGCCGCCTTCACTCTACGCACCCA GTACATGAAGTACCTGTACCCGTACGAGTGCGAGACTCGAGCGCTCAGCTCCCCAGGGGAGCTCCAGGCCGCCATAGACAGCAATCGGCGCGAGGGCCGTCGCCAGGCTTACACCGCTACTCCGCTCTTCGGCTTGGCAGGGCCGCCCCCTCGGGGCGCTCAGGACCCAGCCTTGGGTCCCGGCCCCGCCCCTCCGGCGACCCAGTCCAGCCCTGGCCCAGCCCAGGGTTCCACCTCCGGCCTGCCAGCGCATGCATGCGCTCAGCTGAGTCCAAGCCCTATTAAGAAAG AGGAGAGTGGAATTCCAAACCCTCGCCTGGCACTGCCTGTGGGCCTGGCACTGGGACCTACATGGGAGAAATTGGCACCAGAGGAGCCCCCAGAGAAGAGAGCTGTGCTGATGGGGCCTATGGACCCACCTCGACCTGGCATGCCCCCCAGTTTCCTGCCCCGTGGCAAGGTTCCCCTGAGGG AGCGGCTGGATGGGCCTCTTAATCTGGCAGGCAGTGGCATCAGCAGTATCAACATGGCCCTAGAGATCAACGGGGTGGTCTACACTG GTGTCCTCTTTGCCCGCCGCCAGCCTGTGCCAGCTTCCCAGGGTCCAACCAACCCTGCACCCCCACCCTCCACAGGGCCCCCTTCCAGCATCTTGCCCTGA
- the DCTN3 gene encoding dynactin subunit 3 isoform X2, which produces MAGLTDLQRLQARVEELERWVYGPGGARGSRKVADGLVKVQVALGNISSKRERVKILYKKIEDLIKYLDPEYIDRIAIPDASKLQFILAAVPEHAARLQRLAQIHIQQQDQCVEITEESKALLEEYNKTTMLLSKQFVQWDELLCQLEAATQVKPAEE; this is translated from the exons ATGGCGGGTCTGACTGACTTGCAGCGGCTACAGGCCCGAGTGGAAGAGCTGGAGCGCTGGGTGTACGGGCCGGGCGGGGCGCGCGGCTCGCGGAAG GTGGCTGACGGCCTGGTCAAGGTGCAGGTGGCTTTGGGGAACATTTCcagcaagagggagagggtgaagattctctacaaaaaga TTGAAGATCTGATCAAGTACCTGGATCCTGAGTACATCGACCGCATTGCCATACCTGATGCCTCTAAGCTGCAATTCATCCTAGCAG CCGTTCCTGAGCATGCTGCCCGCCTGCAGCGCTTGGCCCAGATCCACATTCAGCAGCAG GACCAGTGTGTGGAGATCACTGAGGAGTCCAAGGCTCTCCTGGAGGAATACAACAAGACT ACAATGCTTCTCTCCAAGCAATTCGTGCAGTGGGATGAGCTACTTTGCCAGCTAGAGGCCGCCACGCAAGTGAAGCCAGCAGAGGAGTGA
- the ARID3C gene encoding AT-rich interactive domain-containing protein 3C isoform X1, whose translation MEALQKQQAARLAQGVGPLAPACPLLPPQPPLPDHRTLQAPEGALGNVGAEEEEDAEEDEEKREEAGAEEEAAEESRPGAQGPSSPSSQPPGLHPHEWTYEEQFKQLYELDADPKRKEFLDDLFSFMQKRGTPVNRVPIMAKQVLDLYALFRLVTAKGGLVEVINRKVWREVTRGLSLPTTITSAAFTLRTQYMKYLYPYECETRALSSPGELQAAIDSNRREGRRQAYTATPLFGLAGPPPRGAQDPALGPGPAPPATQSSPGPAQGSTSGLPAHACAQLSPSPIKKEESGIPNPRLALPVGLALGPTWEKLAPEEPPEKRAVLMGPMDPPRPGMPPSFLPRGKVPLREERLDGPLNLAGSGISSINMALEINGVVYTGVLFARRQPVPASQGPTNPAPPPSTGPPSSILP comes from the exons AGAAGCAGCAGGCAGCTCGGCTGGCCCAGGGGGTGGGGCCATTGGCCCCTGCATGCCCGCTGCTGCCACCGCAGCCTCCCCTGCCTGACCACCGGACCCTACAGGCCCCTGAGGGGGCCTTGGGGAATGTTggggctgaggaagaggaagatgcTGAAGAAGATGAGGAGAAGCGGGAGGAAGCCGGGGCAGAGGAGGAGGCAGCTGAGGAGAGCCGTCCAGGGGCCCAGGGCCCCAGCTCGCCTTCTAGCCAGCCCCCTGGACTCCATCCCCACGAGTGGACCTACGAGGAACAATTCAAGCAG CTGTATGAGCTCGATGCAGACCCCAAGAGGAAGGAATTTCTGGATGACCTGTTTAGCTTCATGCAAAAGAGGG GGACGCCAGTGAACCGCGTGCCCATCATGGCGAAGCAGGTGCTCGACCTGTACGCTCTGTTTCGCCTGGTGACCGCCAAGGGCGGCCTGGTGGAAGTCATCAACCGCAAAGTGTGGCGGGAAGTCACGCGCGGCCTCAGCCtacccaccaccatcacctcgGCCGCCTTCACTCTACGCACCCA GTACATGAAGTACCTGTACCCGTACGAGTGCGAGACTCGAGCGCTCAGCTCCCCAGGGGAGCTCCAGGCCGCCATAGACAGCAATCGGCGCGAGGGCCGTCGCCAGGCTTACACCGCTACTCCGCTCTTCGGCTTGGCAGGGCCGCCCCCTCGGGGCGCTCAGGACCCAGCCTTGGGTCCCGGCCCCGCCCCTCCGGCGACCCAGTCCAGCCCTGGCCCAGCCCAGGGTTCCACCTCCGGCCTGCCAGCGCATGCATGCGCTCAGCTGAGTCCAAGCCCTATTAAGAAAG AGGAGAGTGGAATTCCAAACCCTCGCCTGGCACTGCCTGTGGGCCTGGCACTGGGACCTACATGGGAGAAATTGGCACCAGAGGAGCCCCCAGAGAAGAGAGCTGTGCTGATGGGGCCTATGGACCCACCTCGACCTGGCATGCCCCCCAGTTTCCTGCCCCGTGGCAAGGTTCCCCTGAGGG AAGAGCGGCTGGATGGGCCTCTTAATCTGGCAGGCAGTGGCATCAGCAGTATCAACATGGCCCTAGAGATCAACGGGGTGGTCTACACTG GTGTCCTCTTTGCCCGCCGCCAGCCTGTGCCAGCTTCCCAGGGTCCAACCAACCCTGCACCCCCACCCTCCACAGGGCCCCCTTCCAGCATCTTGCCCTGA